In one window of Camelus bactrianus isolate YW-2024 breed Bactrian camel chromosome 13, ASM4877302v1, whole genome shotgun sequence DNA:
- the DNASE2B gene encoding deoxyribonuclease-2-beta encodes MTTRLLRKTLALFFLGLFGVMKATTISCRNEEGEAVDWFTFYKLPKRQDKKSRETGLEYLYLDSTSRGWRRSQQLMNTTKSVLGRTLQQLYEAYASENNNTAYLIYNDGVPKSVTHGRKYGHTKGLLLWNRVQGFWLIHSIPQFPPVPEEGYDYPPTGRRNGQAGICITFEYRQYEAIDSQLLVCNPNVYSCSIPVTFHQDLVHIPQLCARSSSAKMPTRHLATLQSTQGQNFLHFAKSDSFLDDIFAAWMAQRLKTHLLTETWQRKRQELPSNCSLPYHVYNIKAIKISRHSYFSSYQDHAKWCTSQKGTKNRWTCIGDLNRSPSQAFRSGGFICTQNQHIYQAFQRLILYYENCN; translated from the exons ATGACCACAAGACTTCTGAGAAAAACCCTGGCTTTGTTCTTCCTTGGCCTCTTTGGGGTCATGAAGGCGACAACAATATCGTGCAGAAATGAAGAAGGTGAAGCTGTGGATTG GTTTACCTTTTATAAGTTACCTAAAAGGCAAGACAAGAAAAGTAGAGAGACTGGGTTAGAGTACCTATACCTAGACTCTAccagcagaggctggaggaggagtcAGCAGCTAATGAACACCACCAAGAGTGTTTTGGGAAGGACCTTACAACAGCTGTATGAAGCATATGCCTCCGAG AATAACAACACAGCCTATCTAATATACAACGATGGAGTCCCTAAATCTGTGACTCACGGCAGAAAGTACGGACACACCAAAG GTTTATTGCTGTGGAACAGAGTCCAGGGGTTCTGGCTGATTCATTCCATTCCCCAGTTTCCTCCAGTTCCTGAAGAAGGCTACGATTACCCACCCACGGGGAGACGGAACGGACAAGCCGGCATCTGCATCACTTTCGAGTACCGCCAGTATGAAGCAATAG ATTCTCAGCTCTTGGTCTGCAACCCAAATGTTTACAGCTGTTCCATCCCAGTCACCTTTCACCAGGACCTCGTTCACATACCCCAGCTGTGTGCCAGGTCCAGCTCAGCAAAGATGCCTACCCGTCACCTTGCCACACTTCAGTCAACCCAGGGACAAAACTTCCTTCATTTTGCAAAGTCTGATTCTTTTCTTGATG ACATCTTTGCTGCCTGGATGGCTCAACGCTTGAAGACACACTTGCTAACAGAAACCTGGCAGCGAAAGAGACAAGAGCTTCCTTCAAACTGCTCCCTTCCTTACCATGTCTACAACATCAAAGCAATTAAGATATCTAGACACTCATATTTTAGTTCCTATCAGGATCATGCCAAATGGTGTACTTCCCAAAAGGGTACAAAAAATCGCTGGACATGTATTGGAGACCTCAATCGGAGCCCATCCCAAGCCTTCAGAAGTGGAGGATTCATCTGTACCCAGAATCAGCATATTTACCAAGCATTTCAAAGATTAATTTTGTATTATGAGAACTGTAACTAA